The following are encoded together in the Notolabrus celidotus isolate fNotCel1 chromosome 9, fNotCel1.pri, whole genome shotgun sequence genome:
- the polr3d gene encoding DNA-directed RNA polymerase III subunit RPC4, which yields MADSGSNDPSGQRVPTPGGSSAGMLTGRRPGGVGTPGRLPAIRSRDLTLGGVKKKTFAPNIIGRKIKEDAKAEGGPRRGRRDEGRGRGPRDRGRGRGRPEVIQSHSIFEQGPADIMLKKRGGYEEVRDAPSVGPSPIINIKKEKRETEEETKEILRSLERDNFIDDPFLRSEQSSCPVQLPLAVSGWGFTEEHNPAAVKIEKVDEDAEPMESSVEVKQEPVEVDIKKTEAAFRPPPLPEPEVLHDLLHRWSLSKGDELFFMQMPDSLPGQPPTKEHRPVKTEVQSEDGQSVLLKTETQEDEEEENSCCLKDLREGLVGKMLVRKSGRVQLILGQVTLDVSLGTSCAFLQELVSVGTEGRTGDLTVLGNIKHKMVCSPDFEALLESST from the exons ATGGCAGATTCAGGTTCAAATGACCCCAGTGGGCAACGTGTGCCAACCCCTGGAGGAAGCAGTGCTGGGATGCTGACTGGCCGCCGACCAGGTGGAGTTGGGACACCTGGCCGTCTTCCTGCAATAAGATCCAGAGACCTCACCCTAGGGGGAGTCAAAAAG aaAACCTTTGCTCCCAACATTATTGGCCGAAAAATCAAAGAAGA CGCAAAAGCTGAAGGTGGGCCacggagagggaggagggatgaAGGCCGCGGTCGAGGCCCCAGAGATAGAGGCAGGGGCCGAGGTCGCCCAGAAGTCATCCAGTCTCACTCTATTTTTGAACAGGGGCCTGCAGATATAATGCTCAAAAAGAGAG GTGGATATGAAGAGGTGAGAGATGCTCCGAGCGTGGGACCCTCACCCATCATCAATAttaagaaggagaagagagaaactgAGGAGGAGACCAAAGAGATTCTGCGCAGTTTGGAGCGAGATAAC TTTATAGACGATCCCTTCCTGAGGAGTGAGCAGAGCAGCTGCCCCGTCCAGCTCCCCCTCGCCGTGTCAGGTTGGGGATTTACGGAGGAACACAATCCGGCTGCTGTTAAAATTGAGAAGGTAGATGAGGATGCTGAACCCATGGAATCCTCGGTGGAAG TGAAACAGGAGCCAGTGGAAGTCGATATAAAGAAGACAGAGGCAGCGTTCaggcctcctcctctccctgagCCTGAGGTTTTACATGACCTTCTACACAGGTGGAGTCTGAGCAAAGGGGATGAGCTGTTCTTCATGCAGATGCCGGACTCGCTGCCCGGTCAGCCCCCCACCAAAGAGCACAGACCTGTGAAAACAGAGGTGCAGTCAGAGGATGGACAGTCTGTGCTGCTGAAAACTGAAACTCAG gaggatgaagaggaagaaaacagctgctgtctgAAAGACCTACGGGAGGGTCTTGTGGGAAAGATGCTGGTGCGGAAGTCTGGACGGGTTCAGCTCATACTGGGACAGGTGACACTGGATGTGTCTCTGGGAACGTCATGCGCTTTCCTTCAG GAGCTGGTCTCTGTCGGCACAGAGGGAAGAACAGGGGACTTGACTGTTTTAGGGAATATCAAACACAAAATGGTTTGCTCCCCAGACTTTGAGGCACTACTGGAGAGCAGTACTTGA